One window from the genome of Saimiri boliviensis isolate mSaiBol1 chromosome 2, mSaiBol1.pri, whole genome shotgun sequence encodes:
- the CYSRT1 gene encoding cysteine-rich tail protein 1 gives MDPHEMVVKNPYAHISIPRAHLRPDLGQQLEEAPACSPSSEMQPLPVGPCAPEPTRLLQPTEVPGPKGAKGTQGAAPIQDQQAWQQPGNPYGSSRRPAGLTYAGRPPVGRGDDIAHHCCCCPCCRCCHCPPFCRCHSCCCCVVS, from the coding sequence ATGGACCCCCATGAGATGGTCGTCAAGAACCCCTATGCCCACATCAGCATCCCCCGGGCTCACCTGCGGCCCGACCTGGGGCAGCAGTTAGAGGAGGCTCCCGCCTGTTCCCCATCCTCGGAGATGCAGCCACTGCCAGTGGGGCCCTGTGCCCCGGAGCCAACCCGCCTCTTGCAGCCGACCGAGGTCCCAGGGCCCAAGGGCGCCAAGGGTACCCAGGGGGCTGCGCCCATCCAGGACCAGCAGGCCTGGCAACAGCCTGGCAACCCATACGGCAGCAGTCGGCGCCCGGCCGGACTGACCTATGCCGGCCGTCCGCCCGTGGGGCGCGGTGACGACATAGCccaccactgctgctgctgcccctgcTGCCGCTGCTGCCACTGTCCCCCCTTCTGCCGCTgccacagctgctgctgctgcgtcGTCTCCTAG